The genomic segment TCGCCTACCTCGGCGCCTGGACGCTGCACTTCGTCTGGAACTCGCCGCTGCTGCGGGACGGGTTCGGCATCGGCGTCGGCGGGCTGATCGGCGGCCTGCTGATCAAGGGCATCCCCGGGTTCGTCGCGGTGCTGCTGATGCTGCGGGTGGCCCGCCGGCACGAGGCCGGGTACTACCTGGGCCGGCTGAACGGGATCGAGCCGATCCTGGTCGACCCGGAGGAGATGGACGCGCTGGTCACCGCGCGGGGCCGGAGCGCCGCCCGGAAGCGCGCCGCGGCCAAGGCGGGCCTGCGCGCCGACCGGACCGTACGGCGACTGCAGCGCGCCCAGGCGAGGCTGGCCGTGGAGATCAGCCGCAGCGGGTACCCGTCGTACTGGGAGGCGGCCCGCAACCCGAACCCGCGGACACCGGCGCTGGAACGGTGCGTCCGGGAGATCCTGCTCGCCCGGCAGCGCCTGGTCGCGCTCGGCATCCCGGTGGCCGGCCGGTACGGCCGGGAGCAGCGCACCGCACTCGGCGGCTGGTCCTGCGCGCTGGCGATCGCCGGCCTGCTGGTACCGGGTGCCTCGGTGGTCGCGCTGATCCTGGTCGGCATCGGTACCGTGGCCGCGCGCCGGCAGCGGATCAGCCCGGACAACCGGCTCGGCATGGCGAGTTCGATCGCGGTCCTTGCCACCGCCCTGTGGATCGTCGTCTACCTGCTGCACGGCTTCAGCAGCGGCTGACCCGCCCGCCCGCCCGGCCCCACCGCGTTGATCATGGTCTCGTCCCGGTTGGCAAGCGTTTGCCAACCGGTTGACACCATGATCAACCCGGCTGCCTGGAGACTGCGGGCGGCAGGCCGTAGGGTCGGCTCGACAACGTCGTCGAGCGGTGGGAGGTACGGGTGGCCGAGCGGCTGGTGGTGATCGGCGGCGGCACGATGGGCATCGGGATCGGCTACGTCGCCGCGAACGCCGGATACCAGGTGACCCTGGTCGAGGTGGACGGTGATCGGGCGAGCGCCGCGGCCGCGGCGCTGGAGGCCCGCTGGGACAAGGCGGTGCGCACCGGCCGGCAGGACGCCGCCGACGCCGCGGCGGCCCGCGACCGGCTCGCCACCGCGACCGCGCTCGCCGACCTGGCGCCCGAGCCGGCCGCGGTGATCGAGGCGGTACCGGAGCGGGTCGAGCTGAAGCGGCAGGTGCTGCGCGAGGCGGAGCGGCTGCGGCCGAGCCTGCTGGCCAGCAACACGTCCAGCATCGCGATCGGCGCGCTGGCCGCGGTGCTGGCCAGCCCGGACCGGTTCTGCGGGCTGCACTTCTTCAACCCGGTGTGGTCGATGCCGCTGCTGGAGGTCGTGGTCGGCCCGGACACCGCGGCGGCCACCAGGGACGCGGCGCTGGCCCTCGCGGTACGGCTGGGCAAGGAGCCGATCGTGGTGGCCGACGCGCCCGGGTTCGCCTCCTCCCGGCTCGGCGTGGCGCTCGGCCTGGAGGCGATCCGGATGGTCGAGACGAAGGTCGCCAGCCCGGCCGACATCGACACCGCGATGACCCTCGGGTACCGGCATCCGATGGGGCCGCTGGAGCTGACCGACGTGGTCGGGCTGGACGTGCGGCTGGCGATCGCCGAGACGCTGCGCGAGGCGTACGGGGACCGGTTCGCGCCGCCCGACCTGCTGCAGCGGATGGTCGCCGAGGGGAAGCTCGGCCGCAAGTCGGGCCAGGGCTTCTACCGCTGGGTCGACGGAAAGAAGGTGCTGGATGACTGAACTCGCGGCGCCGCACCCCGCCGGCCCGCCGGCGGCGACGGTCGGGGTGGCACACGCCCGGCCGGCCGGCATCGTCGGCCCCGGCACGGGAACGGAGGACGCCGGTGTCTGAGTACCGGACGCTGCTGGTGGCGGAGCAGGACGACCGGGTCGTCGTCACGCTGCACCGGCCGGACAAGCGCAACGCGATCGACGCCGAGATGGTCGACGAGCTGCATGCGGTGTGCGACAGGCTGACCCGCGCGCCGAAGCTGCTGCTGCTGACCGGCGGTACCGACGGCATCTTCGCGGCCGGTGCCGACATCGCGCAGCTGCGCGACCGGGACCGGTACGACGCGCTCGCCGGCATCAACCACGGCATCATGCAGCACATCCGGTCGCTGCCGATGCCCAGCGTCGCCGCGATCGACGGGCCGGCATTGGGCGGCGGCGCCGAGCTCGGATACGCCTGCGACGTGCGGATCTGTACCGACCGGAGCTTCTTCGGCCAGCCCGAGGTGCGGTTGGGCATCGTTGCCGGCGCGGGCGCCCTCTACCGGCTGCCGCAGCTGGTCGGCGAGTCGCTCGCCAAGGAGCTGCTGTACACCGGGCGCCGGCTCAGCGCCGCCGACGCGCTCGCGGTACGGCTGGTGTCGCAGGTGGTGGCGCCGGACGAGCTGCTGCCGACCGCGCACGCGCTGCTGGACCGGATGGCGAGGGTCTCGCCGCTCGCGTTGCGGCTGACCAAGCTCGCCGTGGACGCGCCGGCCGACGCGCACCCGCAGGTCGAGCAGCTGGCCCAGGCGGTGCTGTTCGAGGACGACGAGAAGCGCCGCCGGATGACCGCGTTCCTGGACCGCTGACCCTTCGGCGGCCTCCGGCCCGGCGCCGCCCTCCGGCCCGGCGCCGCCCTCCGGCCCGGCGCCGCCCTCCGGCCTGGCGCCGCCCTCCGGCCTGGGGCCGCCCTCCGGCCTGGGGCCGCCCTCCGGCCTGGGGCCGCCCTCCGGTGGCTCCGATCGAGAACGGCGGTCTTGAGTACGGAGCCCCGGGCGGCCTAGGCTGTCCACCACTGCATGTGGAAAGCGGTTACCAAGCACTTTCGCGCGCCGGAGGCAAGCGATGACCCCTCAGCTGAACCGCCGTACCTTCCTCGTCGCCTCGGTGGCCGCTGCCGCCGCGGGTGCGCTGGTCGCTCCCCCCGCCGCCGACGCCGCACCGGCGTCGGACTCCAGCGGGGACGAGTTCGACCGGCTCCGTGCCTCCTGGTACGCGGCGACCACCGGCGGCGACGTCGACCCGACCGATCCCGACTACGCCGCCGCGCTGGCCGCCATCGACTCCGCCGTGGACGCAGCACTGTCCACACAGGACAGTACGGGCGGCTTCACCGACCTGCCGCTGGGCTCGAACTCGGCCCACGTGACCAGCGCCTACCGGCGGCTGCACGCGATGGCCACCGGGTACGTGACGCCCGGTACGGCGAAACACGGCGACGCCGCGCTGCTGGCCGGCATCACCGCCGGGCTGGCCGCCGTGCACGACGGCGCGTACAACGACGCGCAGGCCATGTACGGCAACTGGTGGGACTGGCAGATCGGTGCGCCGAAGCTGCTCAACGACGTCGCCGTGCTGCTGTACGACCAGCTGACCGCCGACCGGCTGGCGCAGACGGTCGCCGCCGTCGACCACTTCGTACCGGATCCGACGAAGATGGCGCCGGGCGGCAACGAGACGACCTCGACCGGCGCCAACCGGGTCGACGAGTGCCAGGTCGTGCTGATCCGCGGGATCCTGGACCGGAACGCGGACAAGATCACCCAGGCCCGGGACGCGCTGTCCGCCGTCTTCGGCTACGTCGACAGCGGTGACGGGTTCTACCGGGACGGCTCGTTCGTGCAGCACACGCACGTGGCGTACACCGGGACCTACGGTCTGGTGCTGCTGGGCGGGATGGCGAAGCTGCTGTCCCTGCTGGCCGGCTCGACCTGGGAGGTGACCGACCCGAACCGGCAGATCCTGTTCGACGCGGTCGAGCGGACCTACGCGCCGGTCGTGTTCGACGATCAGATGATGGACAGCGTGCGGGGCCGCGCGGTCTCCCGCTACTCCGAGAGCGAGCACACCGACGGGCACACCGCGGTGCTCGACATCCTGACCCTCGCGCCGAGCGTCGACGCGTCGACCGCGGCCAGGTGGCAGGCGCGCTGCGCCGGCTGGCTCGACCGGGACCACTTCGACAATCCGCTCGCCACCATGTCGGTACCGCAGATCGCGCTGATCAAGGCGCTGCGCGCGGACGGCACCGTCGCCCCGGCGCCGGAGCCGGTGCGGCACGACCTGTTCGCGCAGATGGACCGGGCGGTGCACCGGCGAGACGGCTGGTGCTACACGATCGCGATGGCCTCCGAGCGGATCTGCTACTACGAGCACGGCAACGGCGAGAACCTGCACGGCTGGCACCAGGGCGAGGGCATGGGCTACCTGTACGACCATGCCGACGACGCCCAGTTCACCGACGCGTTCTGGCCGACCGTCGACCCGTACCGGCTGCCCGGCACCACCGTGGACACCGCGCCGCTGGCCGACGGCGCCGGCCCGGCGTGGGGCGGCGCGACCCCGTCGACCAGCTACGCCGGCGGTGCGGTGCTGGACGGCACGTACGCCGTCGTCGGGCAGGACGTCGCCGGCTTCCAGTCGACCATGACCGCGCGCAAGTCGTGGTTCTGCCTCGACGAGTACGTGGTCGCGCTCGGCGCCGGCATCTCCGGCGGCACCGCCGCGGTGCAGACGATCGTGGAGAACCGCAACCTGCACACCGACGGCACGAACACCCTGCTGCTCGACGGATCCGCGCAGCCGTCCCGGCAGGGCTGGTCGACCGTCGCCGACGGGGTCCGGTGGGCGCACCTGGCCGGCGTCGCCGGGTACGTGTTCCTCGACGGGCCGGTGTCGCTGTCGGCCAAGCGGGAGGAGCGCACCGGCCGGTGGCGCGACATCAACGCCGGCGGACCGACCGATCCGATCACCCGGCGCTACCTGACGCTCTGGCTCGACCACGGCACCGGGCCGAGCGACAGCCGGTACGCGTACCTGCTGCTGCCCGGCGCGTCCGCCGCGCGCACCAGCCGGGTCGCCGCCCAGCCGGGCATCCTCGTACTGGCCAACGACACCGGCGCCCAGGCGATCCGGGTGCCGCGGCTCGGCATCACCGCGGCCAACCTGTACCGGCCGGGCACGGTACGCGGCCAGGGAGCGCTGCCGACGACGGTCGACGGCCCCGCCGCGGTCCTGCTCAGGCAGGCGGCGGACGCGCTGACCGTCGTCGTCGCCGATCCGACGCACCGGTCGGACCGGCTGACGGTCCGGGTCGTCGCGGCCGGCTACACCGCCTGGCGGGCCGACGACTCCGTCACGGTGACCTCCACCGGTCGCGCGCTCACGTTCCG from the Actinocatenispora thailandica genome contains:
- a CDS encoding 3-hydroxyacyl-CoA dehydrogenase family protein, translating into MAERLVVIGGGTMGIGIGYVAANAGYQVTLVEVDGDRASAAAAALEARWDKAVRTGRQDAADAAAARDRLATATALADLAPEPAAVIEAVPERVELKRQVLREAERLRPSLLASNTSSIAIGALAAVLASPDRFCGLHFFNPVWSMPLLEVVVGPDTAAATRDAALALAVRLGKEPIVVADAPGFASSRLGVALGLEAIRMVETKVASPADIDTAMTLGYRHPMGPLELTDVVGLDVRLAIAETLREAYGDRFAPPDLLQRMVAEGKLGRKSGQGFYRWVDGKKVLDD
- a CDS encoding enoyl-CoA hydratase/isomerase family protein; translation: MSEYRTLLVAEQDDRVVVTLHRPDKRNAIDAEMVDELHAVCDRLTRAPKLLLLTGGTDGIFAAGADIAQLRDRDRYDALAGINHGIMQHIRSLPMPSVAAIDGPALGGGAELGYACDVRICTDRSFFGQPEVRLGIVAGAGALYRLPQLVGESLAKELLYTGRRLSAADALAVRLVSQVVAPDELLPTAHALLDRMARVSPLALRLTKLAVDAPADAHPQVEQLAQAVLFEDDEKRRRMTAFLDR
- a CDS encoding polysaccharide lyase 8 family protein; amino-acid sequence: MTPQLNRRTFLVASVAAAAAGALVAPPAADAAPASDSSGDEFDRLRASWYAATTGGDVDPTDPDYAAALAAIDSAVDAALSTQDSTGGFTDLPLGSNSAHVTSAYRRLHAMATGYVTPGTAKHGDAALLAGITAGLAAVHDGAYNDAQAMYGNWWDWQIGAPKLLNDVAVLLYDQLTADRLAQTVAAVDHFVPDPTKMAPGGNETTSTGANRVDECQVVLIRGILDRNADKITQARDALSAVFGYVDSGDGFYRDGSFVQHTHVAYTGTYGLVLLGGMAKLLSLLAGSTWEVTDPNRQILFDAVERTYAPVVFDDQMMDSVRGRAVSRYSESEHTDGHTAVLDILTLAPSVDASTAARWQARCAGWLDRDHFDNPLATMSVPQIALIKALRADGTVAPAPEPVRHDLFAQMDRAVHRRDGWCYTIAMASERICYYEHGNGENLHGWHQGEGMGYLYDHADDAQFTDAFWPTVDPYRLPGTTVDTAPLADGAGPAWGGATPSTSYAGGAVLDGTYAVVGQDVAGFQSTMTARKSWFCLDEYVVALGAGISGGTAAVQTIVENRNLHTDGTNTLLLDGSAQPSRQGWSTVADGVRWAHLAGVAGYVFLDGPVSLSAKREERTGRWRDINAGGPTDPITRRYLTLWLDHGTGPSDSRYAYLLLPGASAARTSRVAAQPGILVLANDTGAQAIRVPRLGITAANLYRPGTVRGQGALPTTVDGPAAVLLRQAADALTVVVADPTHRSDRLTVRVVAAGYTAWRADDSVTVTSTGRALTFRVDTSAHDGASHAVTFHR